A stretch of DNA from Micromonospora peucetia:
ACGCTCACCGGCGGGGCGTTGCGCACCTTGAGGAGGGACGCGGTGCATGTCGTGATCATGGGTTGTGGCCGGGTCGGCTCGACCCTCGCCTACAGCCTGGAGTCCCGGGGGCACTCGGTCGCGGTCATCGACCACGACGCCGACGCCTTCCGCCGGCTCGGCCCCGACTTCGCCGGGATCACGGTCACCGGTGAGGGCTTCGACGGAGAGGTGCTCCGGCAGGCCGGCATCGAGCGGGCGGACGCCTTCGCGGCGGTCTCCAGCGGCGACAACTCCAACATCATCTCCGCCCGGTTGGCCCGCGAGACGTTCGGCGTGTCCCGGGTGGCGGCGCGGATCTACGACCAGCGCCGGGCGCAGGTCTACGAGCGGCTCGGCATCCCCACCGTGGCCACCGTCCGGTGGACCGCCGACCGGATGCTGCGGCACCTGGTGCCGGAGGGGAACGTGGAGATCTTCCGGGACTCGACGAGCACGGTGTCGATCGTCGAGGTGCCGGTGCACAAGGACTGGATCGGCCGGCCGGTGCGCGCCCTCGAGGCGGCGACCGGGGCCCGGGTGGCGTACCTGATCCGCTTCGGCATCGGCACGCTGCCGACCCCGTCCAGCGTCGTGCAGGAGGGTGACCAGCTCTTCATGCTGGTCACCGACGACCTGGCGGGGACGGTCACGTCGGTGGCGGCGACGCCGCCGGAAGGAGGGCTGTGAGGATGCGCATCGCCATCGCCGGGGCGGGCAACGTGGGCCGCTCGATCGCCCAGGAGCTGATCGACAACGGCCACCAGGTGATGCTCATCGAGCGCCAGCCCCGGATGCTCCGGCCCGATCGGGTGCCGGCCGCCGACTGGGTGCTGGCCGACGCCTGTGAGCTGGCCAGCCTGGAGGAGGCCGACCTCGCCGGCTGCGACGTGGTGGTCGCGGCCACCGGGGACGACAAGGTCAACCTGGTGGTCTCGCTGCTGGCCAAGACCGAGTTCGCGGTGCCCCGGGTGGTGGCGCGGGTCAACCGGGCCGAGAACGAGTGGCTCTTCACCGAGCAGTGGGGGGTCGACGTCGCGGTGAGCAAGCCGCGGGTGATGGCCGCCCTGGTCGAGGAGGCCGTCACCGTCGGCGACCTGGTCCGGCTGATGACCTTCCGGCAGGGCGAGGCGAACCTGGTGGAGATCACGCTGCCGCCTACCGCGCCGTACGTCGGCGAACCGCTGCGCGCGATCCCGCTGCCCCGCGACTCCGCGCTGGTGGCGATCCTGCGCGGCAAGCGGGTGCTGGTGCCCACCCCGGACGACCCGATCGAGGCCGGCGACGAGTTGATCTTCGTGTGCACCGCGGAGGTCGAGGACGCGGTCCGCACGGTGGTGCTCGGGGCGGACAGCGTGGAACGCACCCGCGGGCAGCGCTGAGGCCGGCTGCTCAGCTGCCGGGCAGCGCCTCCGGCTGCGGCTCCCGGGTCACCCGCCGGACCGTCCAGACCGTGATCAGCAGCAGCAGCACGTACGGCGGGTAGCCCAGCGCCAGCCGCGCCACGCCGAGCGCCGTGTCCTGGTGGGCGAGGTAGAGCCCGGCCTGCACGCCGACCTTCGCCAGCCACACCACGCCCCAGAGCACGGTGAGCCCGGTGAAGGTCCGCACCAGGCGCGGGTCGTCACGCCACTCCGAGCGGCCCTTGGCCACCAGCACCGACCAGATCCACCCCACCAGGGGTTGCCGGATGGCGGCCGAGACCAGCAGGGCCACCCCGTAGCCGATGCCGTAGAGGATGCCGGGGAGGTAGAAGTCACGTTCGTCGCCGGTGCGCCAGGCGATCGCGGCGCCGACGGCGACGCCGAAGAGCCCGTTGACCGCGTGGCGGATCGGGCGGCGCTGCGCCAGCCGGAGGCCGGCGATCATGAGCGCCACCGCCACCGAGGCGATCACGGCGGGCCGCAGCTCGCCGAGGATGTTGGCCAGCACGAAGACGACCACCGGGATGCTGGACTCGACCAGGCCCCGCCAGCCGCCGAGCTGGTCGGCCATCTGCTCGGCGAGGTTGGGCAGCCGTTCCTCGTCCTGCGCGCCGTCCTGCGGACCGCCCGCCGGCTGTGCCGCCCGGTGCTGTCCCGTCGTCATCGCATGCCTTCCGTCCGCCGCGGCCACCGGGTCACTTCGGCGGTTCCAGCTCGTAGTACGGGTTGTAGATCACCTTGCGGTCGTCCCGCACGGCCACCCGACCGCGCGCGGTCAGGTGCCGGCCGGGCTCGATCCCGGCGATGTGCCGCCGGCCCAGCCAGACCAGGGTGATCACGTCGCTGCCGTCGTAGAGGTCCGCCTCCAACGTGGGCAGGTTGGTCCGCGGGGTGTAGACCACCGTGCGGAGCCGACCGGCCACCGAGACCACCTGGCCCCGCGTGCACTGCCCGGCCGGGACACCGCCGTGCTCGGCGCTCTCCCGGCGCAGCTCCTGCGCCTCGATCTCCGCCTCGCTCGCGGTGAGCCGGCGAAGCATGCGGCGTAGCGAACCCCGGCCCTCGTCGGTCGACATGACCTCCGCGTCACCCTCTCCACGCTGGCCGACGCGACGCCGGCACCCGGGCCGGCCCCGGCGACGCCGGAACCGTCCCGCCAGCGTACGCCGACGGGGCCGGTCCCGGCGCGTCGTGACGGACGGTCAGGCCTCGCGGGGCGCGGGCGCGGTGTCGCCGTCGGCCGACACCCCGTCGCCCACCTGGTCGGCCGCTTCACGGGGCAACCGTAGCGGCAGCGGCTCGCGCACCGGCTTGGCCTCCTGGCCCCGGTCGACCACCAGGCCGTCGAGGCACTCGGCGAGCGGGCCGGCGGCGGCCGGGTCGGTGGCCGCCTCGCCCTGGTAGACGCCGCGGACCATCCAGCGCGGCCCGTCGATGCCGACGAACCGCAGGGCGGTCAGCCCGTCCTCGGTACGCACCCGGGCGTGCAACTCGGTGCCGTACTCGCCCTGGACCTCCTGGGCCGCCGCGCCGTCGTTGAACAACGACTGGCGGATCTCCTCGCGCACCTCGTCCCAGATGCCGTCGGAGCGCGGCGCGGCGAAGACGCCGAGCTGGAGCGCGTTGGGGCCGTGTACGAGGACGACCTGCTGGATCACGCCCTCCGGATCGGCCTGCACCCGCACCTCGACGTCGCGCACCGCCGGGATGTGCAGGCTGCCCAGGTCGAGCCGCTGCACCCCCTCGGGAGCCTCCGAGATGTCGTAGGGGCCGCGGGCCGGGGCCGACTCCTCGGGGGAGTCGAGGACCTCGGTCGTCCGCTCGTCACGGGCGTGCCGCCCGGCATCGTCCCGCTTACGGGAGAAGATCACTGCGCCAACCCTCCGCTGTTCGTGCTCACCCTGCCACCTCTTCCGTCCGTCCGCCTGCCCGGTCCCGCTCTTCCCGCCGCGCGTCCGGCGTGTCCGGCACCCGCCGTCCGTCCGGTGCCGCCGGGGACACGCCCCGCCCACCGCCCGCCGAAGGGGACGGCACCAGGCCGGCGTGGCCGCCCGTGGAGCCGTGCCCGCCGGTCCCGCGTCGGGACGCGGGCAGCTCGGGCGTCGGCCGGAAGTCCGCCCGCGCCACCCGCTGCACGACGAGCTGCGCGATCCGGTCGCCACGGGAGATCTTCGCCGGTGTGTCCCGATCATGGTTGATCAGGTTGACCAGGATCTCACCCCGGTAGCCGGCGTCGACCGTACCGGGCGCGTTGAGCACCGTCACGCCGAGTCTGGCCGCGAGCCCCGAACGGGGGTGGACGAGGCCCACGTA
This window harbors:
- a CDS encoding potassium channel family protein produces the protein MHVVIMGCGRVGSTLAYSLESRGHSVAVIDHDADAFRRLGPDFAGITVTGEGFDGEVLRQAGIERADAFAAVSSGDNSNIISARLARETFGVSRVAARIYDQRRAQVYERLGIPTVATVRWTADRMLRHLVPEGNVEIFRDSTSTVSIVEVPVHKDWIGRPVRALEAATGARVAYLIRFGIGTLPTPSSVVQEGDQLFMLVTDDLAGTVTSVAATPPEGGL
- a CDS encoding potassium channel family protein, whose protein sequence is MRIAIAGAGNVGRSIAQELIDNGHQVMLIERQPRMLRPDRVPAADWVLADACELASLEEADLAGCDVVVAATGDDKVNLVVSLLAKTEFAVPRVVARVNRAENEWLFTEQWGVDVAVSKPRVMAALVEEAVTVGDLVRLMTFRQGEANLVEITLPPTAPYVGEPLRAIPLPRDSALVAILRGKRVLVPTPDDPIEAGDELIFVCTAEVEDAVRTVVLGADSVERTRGQR
- a CDS encoding DUF3159 domain-containing protein, with the translated sequence MTTGQHRAAQPAGGPQDGAQDEERLPNLAEQMADQLGGWRGLVESSIPVVVFVLANILGELRPAVIASVAVALMIAGLRLAQRRPIRHAVNGLFGVAVGAAIAWRTGDERDFYLPGILYGIGYGVALLVSAAIRQPLVGWIWSVLVAKGRSEWRDDPRLVRTFTGLTVLWGVVWLAKVGVQAGLYLAHQDTALGVARLALGYPPYVLLLLITVWTVRRVTREPQPEALPGS
- a CDS encoding OB-fold nucleic acid binding domain-containing protein; the encoded protein is MSTDEGRGSLRRMLRRLTASEAEIEAQELRRESAEHGGVPAGQCTRGQVVSVAGRLRTVVYTPRTNLPTLEADLYDGSDVITLVWLGRRHIAGIEPGRHLTARGRVAVRDDRKVIYNPYYELEPPK
- a CDS encoding DUF3710 domain-containing protein, giving the protein MIFSRKRDDAGRHARDERTTEVLDSPEESAPARGPYDISEAPEGVQRLDLGSLHIPAVRDVEVRVQADPEGVIQQVVLVHGPNALQLGVFAAPRSDGIWDEVREEIRQSLFNDGAAAQEVQGEYGTELHARVRTEDGLTALRFVGIDGPRWMVRGVYQGEAATDPAAAGPLAECLDGLVVDRGQEAKPVREPLPLRLPREAADQVGDGVSADGDTAPAPREA